A section of the Saliniramus fredricksonii genome encodes:
- a CDS encoding MFS transporter, with product MNLICASEGIPRVNFNADWYYGLLSAVNLGGMILAGYLSDRVDKVFLLSSIYALRAATFVILMMLPDLTIEWLFVFAVMFGVVDYSTVPVTAGLVASHLGVKVMGVAMGLLSGGHALGAAAGAFVGGYLFDGFGSYVYVWFTASALSALAAVFAIYVPRETIGLGKVA from the coding sequence TTGAATCTGATTTGCGCCTCGGAGGGAATCCCCCGAGTCAATTTCAATGCGGATTGGTATTACGGGCTTCTTTCGGCGGTTAACCTTGGAGGCATGATCCTCGCCGGATATCTATCGGATCGCGTAGACAAGGTCTTCCTGCTTTCCTCGATTTACGCATTGCGCGCGGCCACGTTCGTCATTCTTATGATGCTGCCTGATCTGACGATCGAATGGCTGTTCGTCTTTGCTGTCATGTTCGGCGTCGTTGATTATTCAACAGTCCCGGTCACCGCAGGCCTGGTCGCTTCGCATCTGGGTGTAAAGGTCATGGGCGTGGCAATGGGCTTGTTGTCGGGCGGGCATGCTCTGGGTGCCGCTGCAGGTGCTTTCGTGGGCGGGTACCTTTTTGACGGTTTCGGAAGCTATGTATACGTATGGTTCACCGCCTCGGCGCTATCAGCACTTGCTGCAGTGTTCGCCATTTATGTGCCGCGCGAGACCATCGGCCTTGGAAAGGTGGCGTGA
- the argC gene encoding N-acetyl-gamma-glutamyl-phosphate reductase: MSIRVGIVGISGFGGGEALRLIAGHPHFELVYAAGEGSAGSRLIDHFPGLPGKLAELVIERWDPVALPEIDVLFASLPTGASADALARVSRDVKIVDIGGDHRYVDGWTYGLADVWPDEIKGQTRVANPGCFPVATQIALAPLLVNGLIEPGNIVVDAKTGISGAGRGGGGGFSFAANNENLVPYGLLRHVHMPEMTTTIERLSGASAAGLVFAPHLVPMTRGILVTMYCRGSATTDQCLDAARRFYNNSAFVRVIDKPPQTKWASGSNLAFVSYAADPERNLVIALGVVDNLGKGAAGQAVQNANLMCGLAETAGLEGLPIWP; encoded by the coding sequence ATGAGCATTCGCGTCGGAATTGTCGGAATCAGTGGGTTTGGCGGAGGCGAGGCGCTGCGCCTGATCGCGGGCCACCCGCATTTCGAGCTGGTCTACGCTGCGGGTGAAGGAAGCGCTGGCAGCCGTTTGATCGATCACTTCCCCGGGTTGCCGGGCAAGCTCGCCGAGTTGGTGATCGAGAGGTGGGACCCCGTGGCCTTGCCCGAGATTGACGTGCTGTTCGCTTCGTTGCCGACAGGCGCATCGGCCGACGCGTTGGCGCGCGTCTCCAGGGACGTAAAGATCGTCGATATTGGCGGAGACCACCGCTATGTCGATGGCTGGACCTATGGACTGGCAGATGTCTGGCCAGATGAAATTAAAGGCCAGACCCGCGTTGCCAACCCGGGCTGTTTCCCGGTGGCCACACAAATCGCCTTGGCGCCGTTGCTGGTCAACGGTTTGATCGAACCGGGAAACATCGTAGTCGATGCAAAGACGGGCATCTCCGGTGCAGGCCGGGGAGGAGGAGGCGGGTTCTCCTTTGCGGCGAATAACGAGAATCTCGTGCCTTACGGCTTGCTGAGGCACGTCCACATGCCGGAGATGACAACGACGATAGAGCGGCTGAGCGGCGCAAGCGCCGCCGGATTGGTGTTTGCGCCGCATCTGGTGCCCATGACCCGCGGCATCCTCGTCACCATGTACTGCCGTGGCAGTGCGACCACAGATCAGTGTCTGGACGCCGCCCGGCGCTTCTACAACAATAGTGCCTTCGTGCGCGTCATCGACAAGCCGCCGCAGACCAAATGGGCAAGCGGTTCGAACCTTGCCTTTGTCAGCTATGCTGCCGATCCAGAGCGCAACCTGGTGATCGCACTGGGCGTGGTTGATAACCTCGGCAAAGGGGCGGCCGGCCAGGCGGTGCAGAATGCGAACCTGATGTGTGGCCTCGCGGAAACCGCGGGGCTAGAGGGCTTGCCCATCTGGCCATGA
- a CDS encoding type I restriction endonuclease subunit R, with product MAFATEDDLEQWALAELQGLGFTYSHGSELSPETDNPARQSYHDTILLPRLDAAIRRLNPSLPPEAVQTVLNRVRDTEFAGDLISENRRLHALFVGGVAVTWFENGQERNAIARLVDWDDGQNDWLVVNQFEVAGQTARRPDIVIFLNGLPTIVVELKGTETGTLKGAYNQIETYKAHIPALFRTNAFNVISEGVTARYGSISANFDRFMRWRTVDGENRVEDGTDLALQTLIHGLLTPATILELMQFCMVFEDEGKGPIKKIAGYHQFHAVRKAVGSVLRARQLDGRGGVMWHTQGSGKSLLMAFLAGRLMRHPELENPTIVVITDRNDLDNQLYATFSRCEELFGETPEQAEDISDLRQKLGRRQVGGVIFATMQKFRPAKGETEFGQLTDRSNVIVFADEAHRTQYGFEAKVDAKTGETRYGFAHYLRQALPSAIHVGFTGTPISLVGADTQAVFGDYIDIYDIAQAVEDGATVPIYYEGRVARIELGEEAGEFLDAEYDEILEDAEDQGLEIDDETRNAMTRKWSRVEALVGSETRIDKVVEDILRHFDARLEAMDGGKAMIVCMSRRICVEVYKRIVAARPDWHADEDGEGQVKVVMTGAAQDPSEFQPHIRSKARLETLRTRYRDSADPFKLVIVRDMWLTGFDAPCMHTLYVDKPMKGHGLMQAITRINRVFGAKPSGLVVDYIGLAADLKAALNHYSNADRKQTGIDQGEAVHAFLTQLDIMRGLFHGIDYMAAVRGTPQDRIRMLPVAIEHVLNLKVDGEVPKDRTESKKRFMTAVAGLVKAFRIASGSPEAEEAKDEVGFFTAIQAAIRKMDAGVRGGRSIDEVELAISQLLNRSVASTEIIDILEAAGIDRPDIGVLSDEFLMGLKNTPHKNLAVEALKKLLNGEIRTRTKTNTTKKEAFSKRLEEALARYHNRSVDALQVIQELIAIAKELQEQPEDGLSPEEVAFYDALASNESAVELMGNEELRIIATELVMTVRENARVDWWRRDDVRKKMRVSIRRILRKHGFPPDLQSEAIKKVVQQAEVLAREIA from the coding sequence GGCATTCGCAACGGAAGACGACCTCGAACAATGGGCCCTCGCTGAACTACAGGGGCTGGGATTCACCTATTCTCACGGTTCCGAATTATCCCCTGAAACCGACAATCCGGCCCGGCAAAGCTATCACGACACCATTTTGTTGCCTCGGCTCGACGCCGCGATTCGACGCCTGAATCCTTCTCTTCCGCCCGAAGCGGTCCAGACGGTACTGAACCGGGTCCGCGACACGGAGTTTGCAGGCGACCTGATCTCCGAAAACCGCCGTCTTCACGCCCTCTTCGTGGGTGGGGTTGCGGTGACATGGTTTGAGAATGGCCAAGAACGCAACGCGATTGCCCGTCTCGTCGATTGGGATGATGGCCAAAATGATTGGCTGGTCGTGAACCAGTTCGAGGTTGCCGGACAGACGGCACGACGCCCCGACATCGTGATCTTCCTCAATGGATTGCCGACCATCGTGGTTGAGCTCAAAGGGACCGAGACCGGCACATTGAAAGGTGCCTATAATCAGATCGAGACCTACAAGGCTCATATTCCGGCGTTGTTTCGGACGAACGCCTTCAATGTAATTTCCGAGGGGGTAACCGCTCGCTACGGCTCGATTTCGGCGAATTTCGACCGGTTCATGCGTTGGCGGACGGTGGATGGTGAGAACCGGGTTGAAGACGGGACTGATCTCGCTCTCCAGACCCTGATCCACGGTCTCCTGACGCCGGCCACGATCCTTGAGCTCATGCAGTTCTGCATGGTGTTTGAGGATGAAGGAAAAGGGCCGATCAAGAAGATTGCCGGCTATCATCAGTTCCATGCCGTCCGAAAGGCGGTCGGTTCCGTTCTGCGAGCCAGGCAGCTCGATGGACGCGGCGGTGTGATGTGGCACACGCAGGGTTCGGGAAAATCTCTTCTGATGGCGTTTCTCGCAGGCCGGTTGATGCGCCATCCCGAGCTTGAAAACCCAACCATCGTCGTCATCACGGACCGGAATGATCTGGACAATCAGCTCTACGCTACATTTTCGCGATGTGAAGAGTTGTTCGGTGAAACACCCGAACAGGCGGAGGACATTTCGGATCTGCGTCAAAAGCTCGGTCGGCGACAGGTTGGCGGCGTAATCTTTGCAACGATGCAGAAATTTCGTCCGGCCAAGGGAGAAACAGAGTTTGGTCAGCTGACAGACCGATCGAACGTCATTGTCTTCGCCGACGAAGCGCACCGGACGCAGTACGGGTTTGAGGCTAAGGTGGACGCGAAGACGGGTGAGACCCGTTACGGTTTTGCGCATTATCTTCGTCAGGCCTTGCCATCAGCGATCCACGTTGGATTTACCGGCACGCCAATCTCGCTCGTCGGCGCCGACACGCAGGCGGTTTTCGGCGATTATATCGACATCTACGATATCGCTCAGGCCGTGGAAGATGGAGCCACGGTCCCGATCTATTACGAGGGCCGGGTGGCCAGGATCGAGCTCGGCGAGGAAGCTGGAGAATTCCTCGACGCCGAGTACGACGAGATTCTCGAAGACGCCGAAGACCAGGGGCTTGAGATCGACGATGAGACCCGCAATGCGATGACCCGGAAATGGTCACGTGTTGAAGCTCTGGTCGGTTCTGAAACCCGTATCGACAAGGTGGTCGAGGATATTCTCAGGCATTTCGACGCACGCCTTGAGGCCATGGATGGCGGGAAAGCAATGATCGTCTGCATGTCACGGCGGATCTGCGTCGAGGTGTACAAACGGATCGTTGCCGCCCGTCCAGATTGGCATGCTGACGAGGATGGCGAAGGTCAGGTGAAAGTCGTGATGACCGGGGCTGCCCAGGACCCATCAGAGTTCCAGCCTCATATCAGATCGAAAGCCCGTCTGGAGACGCTGCGAACCCGCTATCGGGATTCTGCAGATCCGTTCAAGCTGGTCATCGTCCGCGACATGTGGCTCACGGGTTTCGACGCTCCGTGCATGCACACACTCTATGTCGACAAGCCCATGAAGGGTCATGGGCTGATGCAGGCTATCACGCGGATCAACCGGGTCTTTGGCGCCAAGCCCTCGGGGCTCGTCGTCGATTACATCGGGCTCGCCGCTGATCTGAAGGCTGCCCTGAATCATTATTCGAATGCCGATCGCAAGCAGACAGGGATCGATCAAGGAGAAGCCGTTCATGCGTTCCTGACACAGCTCGATATCATGCGGGGCCTGTTCCACGGCATCGATTACATGGCAGCGGTACGCGGCACGCCGCAGGATCGCATCAGGATGCTGCCAGTCGCAATCGAGCATGTGCTGAACCTCAAGGTGGACGGCGAGGTCCCCAAAGATCGCACGGAATCGAAGAAGCGGTTCATGACGGCTGTTGCCGGCCTGGTGAAAGCCTTTCGCATCGCTTCAGGTTCTCCAGAAGCTGAGGAGGCCAAGGACGAGGTCGGCTTCTTCACGGCCATACAGGCCGCAATCCGAAAAATGGATGCCGGTGTTCGTGGTGGACGCAGCATCGATGAGGTCGAACTTGCAATATCCCAGCTTCTGAACCGCTCTGTCGCCTCGACCGAGATCATTGATATCCTCGAAGCAGCCGGGATCGATCGCCCCGATATAGGCGTCTTGAGTGACGAATTCCTGATGGGGCTGAAAAACACCCCCCACAAGAACCTTGCCGTGGAAGCTCTGAAGAAGCTGCTGAATGGCGAGATCCGCACACGGACAAAAACGAACACGACCAAGAAGGAAGCATTCTCGAAACGTCTCGAAGAGGCCCTGGCGAGATATCACAATCGCAGTGTCGATGCGTTGCAGGTGATCCAGGAGCTCATCGCCATCGCGAAAGAGCTGCAAGAACAGCCGGAAGACGGGCTGTCCCCAGAAGAGGTCGCGTTCTACGATGCGTTGGCTTCAAACGAGAGTGCCGTGGAGTTGATGGGTAACGAAGAGCTGCGCATCATCGCCACGGAACTGGTCATGACCGTGCGCGAGAACGCCCGGGTGGATTGGTGGCGACGCGATGATGTGCGCAAAAAGATGCGTGTCAGCATCCGACGCATCTTGAGAAAGCACGGCTTTCCACCAGATCTTCAATCTGAGGCGATCAAAAAAGTCGTGCAGCAAGCCGAGGTCCTCGCCAGGGAAATTGCATGA